One genomic segment of Stigmatella aurantiaca includes these proteins:
- a CDS encoding deoxyhypusine synthase family protein — translation MPTSELPVLEFVLTNYKNFNARATRDALLSYWEHISAGGRMFWSVAGAMSSAQLGITLAPAIRAGLIHGMSVTGANLEESLFRLVAHKAYRDFPEYRYFTKQEDTKILEQRMRRVTDTSIPEDEAFRAVEKIVVPMWKNASARGERRFWHEYFYEFTQALDPSVYEGDPEACWLLEAARRKLPIVVPGYEDSTFGNIFASYVKTGDCNASIVKSGIEYMADFYDRYEELSAGHGVGFFQIGGGIAGDFPICVVPSTKYDLQKPVKPWAYFCQISDSTTSYGSYSGATPNEKITWDKLTETTPMFVIESDATIVAPLILSALLECKRHPEAANTLIVRHRG, via the coding sequence ATGCCCACATCCGAACTTCCCGTGCTGGAGTTCGTCCTCACGAACTACAAAAACTTCAACGCGCGCGCGACGCGCGATGCGCTCCTGTCGTACTGGGAGCACATCTCGGCCGGCGGCCGCATGTTCTGGAGCGTCGCGGGCGCGATGTCTTCCGCGCAGCTGGGCATCACCCTCGCGCCCGCCATCCGGGCGGGGTTGATTCACGGCATGTCCGTGACGGGGGCCAACCTGGAGGAGTCGCTCTTCCGGCTCGTCGCCCACAAGGCGTACCGCGACTTCCCCGAGTACCGGTACTTCACCAAGCAGGAAGACACGAAGATCCTCGAGCAGCGGATGCGGCGGGTCACCGACACGAGCATCCCCGAGGACGAGGCGTTCCGGGCCGTCGAGAAGATCGTCGTCCCGATGTGGAAGAACGCCTCCGCGCGGGGAGAGCGGCGCTTCTGGCACGAGTACTTCTACGAGTTCACCCAGGCGCTCGATCCCTCGGTGTACGAGGGGGACCCCGAGGCCTGCTGGTTGCTGGAAGCCGCGCGGCGCAAACTGCCCATCGTCGTGCCGGGCTATGAGGACTCGACGTTCGGGAACATCTTCGCTTCCTACGTGAAGACGGGCGACTGCAACGCGAGCATCGTCAAGTCGGGCATCGAATACATGGCCGACTTCTATGACCGCTACGAAGAGCTCTCTGCGGGGCACGGGGTCGGGTTCTTCCAGATTGGTGGTGGCATTGCCGGGGACTTCCCCATCTGCGTCGTGCCTTCGACGAAGTATGACTTGCAGAAGCCCGTGAAGCCCTGGGCCTACTTCTGCCAGATCAGTGACTCGACGACGTCCTATGGCTCGTACTCTGGCGCGACGCCCAACGAGAAGATCACCTGGGACAAGTTGACCGAGACGACGCCGATGTTCGTCATCGAGTCGGATGCCACCATCGTCGCGCCGCTGATTCTCAGCGCGTTGCTCGAGTGCAAGCGCCATCCGGAGGCTGCGAACACACTCATCGTCAGGCATCGGGGATAG
- a CDS encoding DUF2381 family protein — protein MIQPLRLSLALVLLWGTAARAGPAPGERIERTRAVTVASGPAEPLPEVHVSGDMPTVLFFRAPIQKKTLTFDESRIRVLDAGELSVIVQAVTDLREGERHELGVFFADGRVPARAAFVLVTDPSEVDIRIDVHRPEPLAEPCPNAAQPRVPLPEDFVLLGYVDEVGVSVVPIKDAEVESRGLSLLLGHLYRATGWALVSLKIGNHLTQPRWTPREATFTGTRGPSFQARLVVEGEGMIKPGAAGRVIAVVDMTKLTADTVLMLELRGDDGRSLRVPNVRFPKAVMEGAQ, from the coding sequence TTGATCCAACCGCTGAGATTGTCCCTGGCGCTCGTGCTCCTCTGGGGGACCGCGGCACGAGCCGGGCCGGCGCCTGGGGAGCGCATCGAGCGCACGCGAGCTGTCACCGTCGCGAGCGGCCCTGCCGAGCCGCTGCCCGAGGTTCACGTCTCGGGGGATATGCCGACGGTGCTCTTCTTTCGCGCGCCGATCCAGAAGAAGACCCTCACCTTCGACGAGTCCCGGATCCGCGTGCTGGACGCAGGGGAACTCTCGGTGATCGTCCAAGCCGTGACGGACCTTCGGGAAGGCGAACGCCACGAGCTCGGGGTCTTCTTCGCCGACGGGAGGGTGCCGGCGCGGGCTGCCTTCGTGCTCGTCACCGACCCCTCCGAGGTGGATATCCGGATCGATGTGCATCGCCCCGAGCCGCTCGCCGAGCCTTGCCCGAACGCAGCCCAACCCCGGGTGCCACTCCCGGAGGATTTCGTGTTGCTCGGCTATGTGGATGAAGTGGGCGTGTCGGTCGTGCCCATCAAGGATGCTGAAGTTGAGTCCCGGGGGCTTTCATTACTCTTGGGGCATTTGTACCGAGCGACGGGATGGGCGCTGGTGTCGCTCAAGATTGGCAATCACCTCACGCAACCCAGGTGGACACCGCGAGAGGCAACGTTTACGGGGACGCGAGGACCGTCATTTCAGGCGCGGTTGGTGGTGGAAGGTGAAGGCATGATCAAACCGGGTGCGGCTGGCCGGGTGATTGCCGTGGTGGACATGACGAAGCTGACTGCGGACACTGTATTGATGCTGGAACTGCGTGGAGACGATGGCCGCAGCCTCCGGGTTCCAAACGTACGTTTTCCAAAAGCTGTGATGGAGGGGGCTCAATGA
- a CDS encoding glycoside hydrolase family 43 protein yields the protein MKTYRKFAALTVLGAAAVSGVGCGNEAGGEAEAALATAQAPLACTTRIVYGDAWIHPGHPDQFDIADGQVTWDGTCVNEGSNSYAVLSNGWKPYFTGNNACVMSFDSDCAGAPACSTRVTYGPKWIHANPGTYDDVGGRVFWDRSCVNESPNSYATLSNGWRPYFSGSNGCAMTFRYTGCGGLYKNPVFPNDCADPGVIFDGGKYIAVCTSGGAANGFPIRTSSDLVTWTHAGYIFPSGSKPSWTSSDFWAPEIHRVGSRYIAYYTARATNGVLSIGAATAPSPLGPFTDLGRPLIQDTKMGMIDATFFTDTAGTKYLVWKADGNAVGQKTPIYGQALSADGLSLVGTRQTLITNDRSWEGGVVEAPWVVAKDGYYYLFYSGNAYYNGTYAIGVARATSPLGPYTKASAPILKTVPGWEGPGHGSVITAPSGTSVMVYHAWNSAHTARVMLVDAIVWSNGWPSMPAAPSVSSRPMP from the coding sequence ATGAAGACCTATCGGAAGTTCGCGGCCCTGACCGTCTTGGGTGCCGCCGCAGTCTCTGGCGTGGGGTGTGGCAATGAGGCGGGAGGCGAGGCGGAGGCGGCACTGGCCACCGCCCAGGCGCCGCTCGCCTGTACCACCCGTATCGTGTACGGCGATGCGTGGATCCACCCCGGCCACCCGGATCAATTCGACATCGCGGACGGCCAGGTGACCTGGGATGGGACGTGCGTCAACGAGGGGTCCAACTCCTACGCGGTGCTCTCCAACGGGTGGAAGCCGTACTTCACCGGCAACAACGCGTGCGTGATGTCGTTCGACTCGGACTGCGCGGGGGCCCCCGCGTGCTCCACGCGCGTCACCTATGGCCCGAAGTGGATCCACGCCAACCCGGGGACTTATGACGACGTGGGCGGGCGCGTGTTCTGGGACCGCTCGTGCGTCAATGAGAGCCCCAACTCCTACGCGACGCTCTCCAATGGGTGGCGGCCGTACTTCAGCGGTTCCAATGGCTGCGCCATGACGTTCCGGTACACGGGGTGTGGCGGGCTCTACAAGAACCCGGTGTTCCCCAATGACTGCGCCGACCCAGGCGTCATCTTCGATGGGGGCAAGTACATCGCGGTGTGCACCTCGGGCGGCGCCGCCAATGGGTTCCCCATCCGGACGTCTTCGGACCTGGTGACCTGGACGCATGCGGGTTACATCTTCCCCTCGGGCAGCAAACCCTCCTGGACCTCCTCGGACTTCTGGGCTCCGGAGATCCACCGCGTGGGCTCGCGCTACATCGCCTACTACACGGCGCGCGCCACCAATGGCGTCCTCTCGATTGGCGCCGCCACCGCCCCCAGCCCGCTCGGGCCCTTCACCGATCTGGGCCGCCCCCTGATTCAGGACACGAAGATGGGGATGATCGACGCCACGTTCTTCACCGACACCGCGGGGACGAAGTACCTGGTGTGGAAGGCGGACGGCAACGCGGTGGGGCAGAAGACGCCCATCTACGGCCAGGCGCTCTCGGCGGATGGCCTGTCGCTGGTGGGCACGCGGCAGACGCTCATCACCAATGATCGTTCCTGGGAGGGTGGGGTGGTCGAGGCGCCGTGGGTCGTGGCGAAGGACGGCTACTACTACCTCTTCTACAGCGGCAACGCCTATTACAACGGCACCTACGCCATCGGCGTGGCCCGCGCGACGAGCCCCCTGGGCCCGTACACCAAGGCCAGCGCGCCCATCCTGAAGACGGTGCCGGGCTGGGAAGGCCCTGGGCACGGCTCGGTCATCACCGCCCCCTCCGGGACTTCGGTGATGGTGTACCACGCGTGGAACAGCGCCCACACCGCGCGCGTGATGCTCGTGGATGCCATTGTCTGGAGCAACGGTTGGCCGTCCATGCCCGCCGCGCCGTCGGTGAGCTCGCGGCCGATGCCCTGA
- a CDS encoding PadR family transcriptional regulator, whose translation MARESTCQFAILGMLCREPMSGYGLRQAIARTVGHFWQESYGNLYPALERMEAEGLAALDREERSPGGRVRKVYRVTAKGRRVLAEWLRRPVVPHVERNELLLKLFFGARVGPKSSLAHVERSRAEAIELLAALRLIDEDVCGSREDHPELPYWHLSIRAGLLGLEAHLRWCDEAREALQRLAHTKRSTKKKEKRDER comes from the coding sequence CATGAGCGGATACGGCCTGCGCCAGGCCATCGCGCGGACGGTGGGGCACTTCTGGCAGGAGAGCTACGGCAACCTGTACCCGGCCCTGGAGCGAATGGAGGCTGAGGGGCTGGCCGCGCTCGACCGCGAGGAGCGTTCGCCCGGCGGGCGGGTGCGCAAGGTGTACCGGGTGACGGCCAAAGGGCGGCGGGTGCTCGCGGAGTGGCTGCGCCGGCCGGTGGTGCCCCACGTGGAGCGCAACGAGCTGCTGCTCAAGCTCTTTTTCGGCGCCCGCGTAGGGCCGAAGTCCTCGCTGGCGCACGTGGAGCGCAGCCGGGCCGAGGCCATCGAGCTGCTGGCCGCGCTGCGGCTCATCGATGAGGACGTCTGCGGCTCACGGGAGGACCATCCGGAGCTGCCCTATTGGCACTTGTCCATTCGCGCGGGATTGCTGGGCCTGGAGGCGCACCTCCGCTGGTGCGACGAGGCCCGGGAGGCGCTCCAGCGCCTTGCGCACACGAAGCGTTCGACAAAGAAGAAGGAGAAGCGGGATGAGCGGTGA
- a CDS encoding nitrilase-related carbon-nitrogen hydrolase, which produces MSGEEGARRVPVLWPWLALVGGTGLSMLLNSRGSLLPGWGMGALLLFFVRQQRPGVGFAGILCLSTLATGLVNREVFPGSVAGNFGMALGGAFFLALVFLADRLIVGPRASFAGTLFLPAAMTGMEFFSSLGNPFGTWGSLAYTQAGAPVLVQLVSVTGLWGLTFLLVWFASVANWAFEHRDSGRRLLPGAAVFVGVLGSILAFGALRLAGAGSMGERVRIAGITVAGEVAAGREAGLSRLIQGGAFGGEDWRAFAEASGAVNEELLRLSAREAERGAKLILWSEGNAVVLAGQLPALLSRGSALARERSVWLGMAVASFEPSAERLLRNELILVGPEGNVAWRYVKARPVPGWEADHSIPGSPEVPVLRGSDVGNVGGAICFDADFPADFAGPTARGLELLLLPASDWRGISSLHKRQAVFRAVEQGFSMLRQANQGQSVAVDGYGRVYGELDHFTAEERVLRAELPVGQVRTLYARIGDSVGSLSGLAALGWVGWAVVRGIAQRWRAAQRVTAIPDA; this is translated from the coding sequence ATGAGCGGTGAAGAAGGCGCGCGGCGCGTGCCGGTGCTCTGGCCCTGGCTTGCCCTGGTGGGCGGGACGGGCCTGTCGATGCTCTTGAACTCGCGGGGGTCGCTGCTCCCCGGCTGGGGGATGGGCGCCCTGCTGCTCTTCTTCGTCCGCCAGCAGCGGCCGGGGGTGGGCTTCGCCGGCATCCTCTGCCTGAGCACCCTCGCCACGGGCCTGGTGAACCGGGAGGTGTTCCCGGGGTCCGTCGCGGGCAATTTCGGGATGGCCTTGGGCGGCGCCTTCTTCCTGGCGCTGGTGTTCCTGGCGGACCGGCTCATCGTGGGGCCACGGGCGTCCTTCGCGGGGACGCTCTTCCTGCCGGCGGCGATGACGGGGATGGAGTTCTTCAGCAGCCTGGGCAACCCATTCGGCACCTGGGGCTCGCTGGCCTACACCCAGGCGGGCGCGCCCGTGCTGGTGCAGCTCGTATCGGTGACGGGCCTCTGGGGCCTGACGTTCCTCCTCGTGTGGTTCGCCTCCGTGGCCAACTGGGCCTTCGAGCACCGGGACTCGGGGCGCCGCCTGCTGCCTGGGGCCGCGGTGTTCGTGGGCGTGCTCGGGAGCATCCTCGCTTTCGGCGCACTGCGGCTCGCGGGGGCCGGGAGCATGGGCGAGCGCGTGCGGATCGCTGGCATCACGGTGGCGGGAGAGGTGGCCGCGGGACGTGAGGCGGGGCTGTCCCGGCTCATCCAGGGAGGGGCCTTTGGGGGCGAGGACTGGCGTGCCTTCGCCGAGGCCTCGGGTGCGGTGAACGAGGAGTTGTTGCGCCTGTCCGCGCGAGAGGCCGAACGCGGGGCGAAGCTCATCCTATGGTCCGAGGGCAACGCGGTGGTGCTGGCCGGGCAACTGCCGGCCCTGCTCTCCCGGGGGAGCGCCCTGGCGCGCGAGCGGAGCGTGTGGCTCGGCATGGCGGTGGCGAGCTTCGAGCCCTCGGCGGAGCGCCTGTTGCGCAACGAGCTCATCCTGGTGGGACCGGAGGGAAACGTGGCCTGGCGCTACGTGAAGGCCCGGCCAGTGCCAGGTTGGGAAGCAGACCACTCCATTCCTGGGAGCCCGGAGGTGCCGGTGCTGCGCGGCTCGGACGTGGGGAACGTGGGGGGGGCGATCTGCTTCGATGCGGACTTCCCAGCGGACTTCGCCGGCCCCACGGCACGTGGACTCGAGCTGCTCCTGCTGCCCGCGAGCGACTGGCGAGGCATCAGCTCGCTGCACAAGCGGCAGGCGGTTTTCCGTGCCGTGGAGCAAGGGTTCAGCATGTTGCGGCAAGCCAACCAGGGGCAATCGGTGGCGGTGGATGGCTACGGGCGCGTGTATGGCGAGCTGGACCACTTCACGGCGGAAGAGCGGGTACTGCGCGCGGAGCTGCCGGTGGGACAGGTCCGCACGCTCTACGCGCGCATCGGTGACTCCGTGGGAAGCCTCTCCGGCCTGGCCGCGCTGGGGTGGGTGGGCTGGGCCGTTGTGAGAGGGATTGCCCAGCGGTGGCGCGCGGCGCAGAGAGTGACCGCTATCCCCGATGCCTGA
- a CDS encoding serine/threonine protein kinase, protein MTATLFRLPSGAVVDGWHVSRELGNGGFAVVYLVEKNGKPYALKVARHREASGDDKQTHARMVREATALLMLDHPNIIRHRGYGYAEAGNMYLALEYVDGWTLAEWKQRKHPTLHEILQVFVKLASALSYMHARGVLHRDLKLVNVLIRKSDGEPIIIDFGCATYTLAEDLTEEGLPPGTERFRAPEQFEFLREHKNEHRARYAFKVADEIFALGAMLYELLTDPWPTEHYRRTSLNSLISPPPAFDVNPRIPEDLSDLVAKILSREPSKRPVDTEALRRELEEHLERSGAEYTMPAHAPSEQLPSKLPGDKSPAGVPPNGPPPRKRASRALATGAALVALTAVTFWLAPGDIPAPLPDHSAPPMISPPDMPLQSPAPMVLPPATDAGQKEGSTVKMTTPEVSPQGRPQRSQKRVSAAECAAMSLVAALTAGCPGSQIRPEAFTCPDGAERAMEADLHWKIGERFTLVLDDRHDQFKSTWFTPGSDVVGFVPKDEGHDRRQLEVAPPGTRFYGKAYYLSDKMGRADGPALVIRYDRVKLPGQDERPVCVVVEGHAIEFKDGRVRAKNWLTGKVVARWP, encoded by the coding sequence ATGACAGCGACCCTGTTCAGGCTGCCGTCTGGCGCTGTGGTTGACGGCTGGCACGTTTCAAGGGAACTCGGCAACGGTGGGTTTGCCGTCGTCTACTTGGTGGAGAAGAACGGCAAGCCTTACGCGCTCAAGGTGGCGCGCCATCGCGAAGCCAGCGGAGACGACAAGCAGACGCATGCCCGGATGGTTCGCGAGGCCACAGCGCTCCTCATGCTGGACCATCCCAACATCATCCGGCACCGGGGCTATGGATACGCGGAAGCTGGCAACATGTACCTTGCGCTTGAATACGTGGACGGTTGGACGCTGGCGGAGTGGAAACAGCGCAAGCACCCTACCCTCCACGAGATCCTACAAGTGTTCGTCAAGCTCGCTTCCGCGCTGTCGTACATGCATGCCCGAGGCGTGCTTCACCGGGATTTGAAGCTGGTCAACGTCCTGATCCGCAAGAGCGATGGAGAGCCCATCATCATCGACTTTGGCTGCGCGACCTACACACTGGCCGAAGACCTGACGGAAGAAGGATTGCCCCCGGGGACAGAGCGGTTCCGGGCGCCCGAACAATTCGAGTTCCTACGAGAGCACAAGAACGAGCACCGGGCACGGTACGCCTTCAAGGTGGCCGACGAGATCTTCGCGTTAGGGGCCATGCTCTATGAGTTGCTGACGGACCCGTGGCCCACGGAACACTACCGGCGCACGTCCTTGAACAGCCTCATATCCCCTCCTCCGGCATTTGATGTGAACCCCCGGATCCCCGAGGATCTCAGCGATTTGGTCGCGAAGATCCTTTCCCGGGAACCCTCCAAGCGCCCCGTGGACACGGAGGCCCTCCGTCGCGAGCTGGAAGAGCACCTGGAGCGCTCGGGGGCCGAGTACACGATGCCCGCCCATGCCCCCTCGGAACAGCTGCCATCCAAACTGCCCGGGGATAAGAGCCCCGCTGGAGTGCCCCCCAACGGCCCTCCGCCGCGCAAGAGGGCCTCAAGGGCGCTCGCCACTGGTGCCGCACTGGTGGCCCTGACCGCTGTGACCTTCTGGCTCGCCCCTGGAGACATTCCCGCCCCGCTTCCGGACCATTCCGCACCGCCGATGATATCCCCCCCTGATATGCCCCTCCAGAGCCCCGCGCCGATGGTCCTCCCCCCGGCGACGGACGCTGGCCAGAAGGAAGGTTCCACCGTGAAGATGACGACGCCTGAAGTCTCGCCCCAAGGGCGCCCCCAGCGCTCACAGAAGAGAGTGAGCGCCGCCGAATGCGCCGCGATGTCGCTTGTCGCAGCCCTGACGGCAGGCTGCCCCGGCTCTCAGATTCGGCCCGAGGCCTTCACCTGTCCAGACGGTGCTGAGCGTGCCATGGAAGCGGACCTTCATTGGAAGATCGGCGAGCGCTTTACCCTTGTGCTCGATGACAGGCACGACCAATTTAAGAGTACTTGGTTCACCCCCGGCTCAGACGTGGTGGGGTTTGTCCCGAAGGATGAGGGGCATGACCGGAGACAGCTCGAAGTGGCCCCCCCTGGGACTCGCTTCTACGGGAAGGCTTACTACCTCTCCGACAAGATGGGCCGCGCGGACGGGCCGGCACTTGTCATCCGGTACGACCGGGTGAAGCTCCCTGGACAGGACGAGAGGCCCGTCTGCGTCGTCGTGGAGGGACACGCCATCGAGTTCAAGGATGGCCGCGTGCGGGCTAAGAACTGGCTTACGGGCAAAGTCGTGGCTCGCTGGCCCTGA